The Humulus lupulus chromosome 4, drHumLupu1.1, whole genome shotgun sequence genome has a window encoding:
- the LOC133830717 gene encoding uncharacterized protein LOC133830717: MEEEEYRQNEVTDGCSQADPNDDEGAYVSEEDLQSLSSSDEDGNARRRKRSNNQFNHATNMDNFRFKLGMPFATVDQFRTTLNEHFIKINREYVWLANDQRRVREKCKSAGCNWVIYARVQLLDKRLFRVNTLVDRHTCGLVFNNKHATSNWLAKHYLEQFRINPNLTCTGFMQLTTRTQFSRTTRSTFYRAKNCAKVMLEGTIREQYAILEDYCKQLLETNPGSTSILKTRMQDGKRLFEMVYICLKACKDGFLNGCRPLICLDGCFLKGYCKGMLLAAIGIDAANSMFPVAYVVVEKEHTGSWTWFLNLLKEDLKIDEPKRITMISDRQKGLEKTLSTVFQGSEVRFYVRHMHANFKKQFPGLLLKQIMWAAARATTKVEWKNRMNEIKQENFKVYEWLMKKNPEEWTKSHFREHVKCDILINNLCESFNNAILDARDKSIITLLENIRHWMMSLFCNRRMSVSKWVHPVSKRIMDIIEKSKNVAKHCFPMLPARQKKRGRPPSQNPTTETIKRKERAKRQKQRNGGSTSQTN; the protein is encoded by the exons ATGGAGGAGGAAGAGTACAGGCAGAATGAGG TTACAGACGGTTGTAGCCAAGCTGATCCAAATGATGATGAAGGTGCTTATGTTAGTGAGGAAGACCTACAAAGTTTGTCTAGTTCAGATGAGGATGGTAATGCCAGGAGGAGAAAAAGATCCAACAACCAATTCAATCATGCAACAAACATGGATAACTTCAGATTTAAATTAGGCATGCCTTTTGCTACCGTGGACCAATTTAGGACTACATTGAATGAGCATTTTATTAAGATTAACAGGGAGTATGTTTGGTTGGCCAATGACCAAAGGAGGGTAAGGGAAAAATGCAAGAGTGCAGGCTGCAATTGGGTCATTTATGCAAGAGTCCAACTGTTAGACAAGCGCTTATTCAGGGTAAATACATTGGTGGATAGGCACACGTGTGGATTGGTTTTCAACAACAAACATGCAACCTCCAATTGGCTTGCAAAGCATTATCTTGAACAGTTCAGAATAAACCCAAACTTAACTTGCACAGGTTTCATGCAGCTAACAACACGTACTCAGTTTTCAAGAACAACAAGGTCAACTTTCTACAGAGCAAAGAATTGTGCAAAAGTGATGTTAGAAGGGACTATAAGGGAACAATATGCCATACTGGAAGATTATTGCAAGCAACTGTTAGAGACAAATCCTGGGAGCACATCAATATTGAAAACCAGAATGCAGGATGGAAAGAGGTTATTTGAAATGGTGTATATATGTCTTAAAGCTTGTAAAGATGGATTCCTCAATGGTTGTAGGCCCCTTATCTGCTTGGATGGTTGTTTTTTAAAAGGATATTGCAAAGGAATGTTATTAGCTGCAATTGGCATTGATGCAGCAAATTCCATGTTTCCAGTGGCTTATGTTGTAGTGGAGAAGGAGCACACAGGCAGCTGGACATGGTTTTTAAATTTATTGAAGGAGGATTTGAAGATTGATGAACCAAAGAGAATAACAATGATTTCAGATAGGCAAAAGGGCTTAGAAAAGACATTAAGTACTGTATTTCAAGGTTCGGAAGTGAGATTCTATGTGAGACATATGCATGCcaatttcaagaagcaattccctGGACTCTTACTTAAGCAAATAATGTGGGCCGCTGCAAGGGCAACAACTAAAGTGGAATGGAAAAATAGGATGAATGAAATTAAGCAAGAGAATTTCAAGGTATATGAATGGCTGATGAAAAAAAACCCAGAAGAATGGACCAAGTCTCATTTCAGGGAGCATGTGAAATGTGACATTCTTATTAATAACCTCTGTGAAAGTTTCAACAATGCCATTCTTGATGCCAGAGATAAATCTATTATCACTCTGCTAGAAAATATTAGGCATTGGATGATGAGTTTGTTCTGCAATAGAAGAATGAGTGTCTCTAAGTGGGTGCATCCTGTTTCCAAAAGAATTATGGACATCATTGAGAAAAGCAAGAATGTTGCTAAGCATTGTTTCCCTATGCTT CCTGCAAGGCAAAAAAAGAGAGGAAGACCACCATCTCAGAATCCTACTACTGAAACTATTAAAAGGAAGGAGCGAGCTAAGAGACAGAAGCAAAGGAATGGTGGTTCCACATCTCAAACCAACTAA